The following proteins are co-located in the Bordetella bronchialis genome:
- a CDS encoding RHS repeat-associated core domain-containing protein produces MTGESNLRYGGYRDDRVTAGYALGNGHRLYLPSLMRFTSPDGMSPFGAGRIHSYAYCAGDPVNHADPGGTMAVAILAAVMAVGDVVSALRGASRLRSVVRESRAAGGWTGRTIGLAALHGISTATGATGAVVGFIGAPAGLAAPSATSNALFWATMGLTAVSGASTMASLTVEGTGRPRSANPGRPEIAGGTAQTRRPPLARLPLEQHEMGALPDDGRIRTISHWERLWRSSTPYGEASPPSPLSPPVSPSYDEAMRVGMEAGIVIVPAPPRYTEFDRQFPYLAPVGDAPPLYEPLPPASVSGGPPDTEAPPE; encoded by the coding sequence ATGACCGGTGAATCGAACCTGCGCTACGGCGGCTATCGCGACGACCGGGTGACGGCAGGCTATGCGCTGGGCAACGGGCATCGCTTATACCTGCCCTCCCTGATGCGTTTCACCAGTCCGGACGGCATGAGTCCATTCGGCGCGGGCAGAATCCACTCTTACGCCTACTGTGCCGGCGACCCCGTCAACCACGCCGATCCCGGCGGGACGATGGCGGTTGCCATACTCGCCGCGGTCATGGCGGTCGGGGACGTCGTATCCGCCCTTCGGGGCGCAAGCAGGCTCAGGTCGGTAGTCCGTGAAAGCCGCGCGGCAGGCGGTTGGACCGGGCGCACGATAGGCCTGGCCGCACTGCACGGCATAAGCACGGCGACCGGCGCCACGGGAGCGGTAGTCGGATTCATAGGGGCGCCAGCGGGTCTCGCCGCCCCGAGCGCCACTAGCAACGCGCTGTTCTGGGCCACGATGGGCCTGACGGCCGTCTCCGGTGCCAGCACGATGGCCAGCCTGACCGTGGAAGGCACGGGAAGGCCGCGATCCGCCAACCCGGGAAGGCCGGAGATAGCGGGCGGGACCGCGCAAACGCGAAGGCCGCCGCTCGCGCGTCTACCCCTGGAACAGCACGAAATGGGTGCGTTGCCGGATGACGGCCGCATACGAACCATTAGTCATTGGGAACGGTTATGGCGAAGCAGCACCCCCTACGGCGAGGCATCGCCGCCCTCTCCGCTTTCCCCCCCCGTGTCACCCTCTTACGATGAAGCGATGCGCGTCGGCATGGAGGCCGGCATAGTGATCGTGCCGGCGCCCCCCCGTTACACCGAGTTCGACAGGCAGTTTCCCTATCTTGCCCCGGTGGGCGACGCGCCGCCCTTATATGAGCCGCTCCCGCCGGCGTCCGTATCGGGCGGGCCGCCCGATACGGAAGCACCGCCGGAATAA
- a CDS encoding RHS repeat-associated core domain-containing protein encodes MADKTSLRYAGYHTDGTAGGYSLGNGYRLYLPGIMRFASPDSLSPFGPGGINAYAYCRGNPIDGSDPGGHIKLVDLMEDTGETTSLLEEQALRPASRSSTRTDHGTGDRSIGMENTHRDTSPPAPLDSSRRTTRRSSDRNGTASQRGSRAGTPQAASSLPTADDTNEALLQRESFPPPPLPAAEPPLRAAQLGLPASASPPGPPSGPGPRPTPAAGELALSIEGLLSANSVPHPHASDPLAPMREAAPSPRITSMPAMLYPRARHAGPWRALFNKAVQAYDAWRHPDPWLD; translated from the coding sequence ATGGCAGATAAAACGTCTCTGCGATATGCCGGCTACCACACCGATGGCACGGCAGGCGGGTACTCGCTGGGAAACGGCTACCGGCTATACCTGCCGGGCATCATGCGTTTCGCCAGCCCGGACAGCCTGAGCCCCTTCGGCCCTGGCGGAATCAACGCCTATGCCTACTGCCGGGGCAATCCAATCGACGGATCGGATCCCGGCGGACATATCAAGCTTGTGGATCTCATGGAAGACACCGGCGAAACGACGAGCCTGCTGGAAGAACAGGCGTTGCGCCCCGCATCCAGAAGCTCGACACGCACGGACCACGGGACCGGCGACCGGTCGATCGGCATGGAGAACACGCATCGCGACACCTCGCCGCCCGCGCCGCTGGACAGCTCCAGGCGTACGACCCGGCGAAGCAGCGACCGCAACGGGACCGCGTCGCAGCGTGGCAGCCGCGCCGGAACGCCACAGGCGGCGTCCTCGCTTCCAACGGCCGACGACACCAACGAGGCGCTGCTGCAGCGGGAGTCCTTTCCGCCCCCGCCCCTGCCGGCCGCGGAGCCGCCGCTGCGGGCGGCACAACTTGGACTGCCTGCGAGCGCATCCCCGCCCGGCCCACCGTCCGGGCCCGGCCCGCGACCCACGCCAGCCGCCGGGGAACTCGCGCTTTCGATAGAAGGCCTGTTATCCGCGAATTCCGTGCCGCACCCGCACGCGAGCGATCCCCTGGCGCCTATGCGCGAGGCAGCTCCGTCCCCGCGGATCACGTCCATGCCAGCCATGTTGTATCCGCGAGCGCGGCATGCCGGCCCATGGCGGGCCTTATTCAACAAGGCCGTGCAAGCCTATGACGCCTGGCGCCACCCCGACCCCTGGCTGGACTGA
- a CDS encoding RHS repeat-associated core domain-containing protein has translation MANRSSLRYSGYRSDFVTGGYALGKGYRAYLPGLMRFARPDGWSPFGRGGINGYAYCGGDPVNYSDPSGHLFEEDFLAFEPKKKPTVDRMGRPLMETPAAVLAPRPGFNEIEPDNLTFGGQASDGASIGTQRARRGTSAATQPAGHAMSVKEQLAAAFSLGPEDPGSTKAPGSFDIPSVEATPYHPVPRAPVGKVTVTVAADSEFPIDIDDATSDVDDATGNPPVARLINPYSTRGGSVAAPTQAPLSRLRQRMADLWETDVSNILFSPMEPPDPPLSRWPTLQGNRQ, from the coding sequence ATGGCGAACAGATCGTCCCTGCGATACAGCGGCTACCGAAGCGACTTCGTGACTGGCGGCTACGCCCTGGGCAAGGGATACCGGGCCTACCTGCCAGGGCTGATGCGCTTCGCGAGGCCCGACGGCTGGAGCCCGTTCGGGCGCGGCGGAATCAATGGCTACGCGTATTGTGGCGGCGACCCCGTCAACTATTCGGACCCGAGCGGGCATCTTTTTGAAGAAGATTTCCTGGCGTTTGAACCGAAAAAAAAGCCCACCGTGGACAGAATGGGGCGGCCGCTCATGGAGACGCCCGCCGCGGTACTTGCCCCCCGGCCCGGTTTCAACGAGATCGAACCCGACAATCTCACATTCGGCGGGCAGGCATCCGACGGCGCATCGATCGGCACGCAGCGTGCGCGGCGTGGCACCAGCGCCGCTACGCAACCGGCCGGGCACGCCATGTCCGTAAAGGAGCAACTGGCCGCCGCCTTTTCGCTCGGTCCGGAAGACCCAGGTTCGACTAAGGCGCCAGGCAGCTTCGATATCCCGAGCGTGGAAGCGACACCCTATCACCCGGTGCCCCGGGCGCCGGTCGGGAAAGTGACAGTGACCGTCGCGGCAGACAGCGAGTTCCCGATAGACATCGACGACGCCACGAGTGACGTGGACGACGCCACGGGCAATCCGCCCGTGGCGCGACTGATCAATCCCTACTCGACCCGTGGCGGGAGCGTGGCGGCACCCACTCAGGCACCGCTCTCGCGGTTGAGGCAACGGATGGCGGATCTCTGGGAGACCGACGTCTCGAACATCCTGTTCTCGCCCATGGAGCCGCCGGACCCGCCCCTGTCGCGATGGCCCACCCTGCAAGGAAACCGGCAATAG
- a CDS encoding RHS repeat-associated core domain-containing protein yields the protein MAHSPSLRYSGYRHDPLTGGYALGNGYRIYLPALMRFAEPDSDSPFQLGGINAYAYCHGDPVDRSDPSGHITEALEALAEEDRIWLSETWAEEASGHQRPAAAVSGDAETGNMQSLDLSAKDQPVKMRLKHLLLVERKEAHAYIPDEAGERMIALRPVVRRANSRPGPTDLALQPADAKPLGVMFATASSMGGMAPRIDAGPDARPTSRLAWGHIDTHSATPSYSLPHGGVFEAYPPTAATSIWQGGVKAFRQEPADMPQYADERPNPAGDQGSGYSQPTLV from the coding sequence ATGGCACACAGCCCGTCCCTGCGATACAGCGGCTACCGGCACGATCCCTTGACCGGCGGCTACGCCCTGGGCAACGGATACCGCATCTACCTGCCGGCCCTGATGCGTTTTGCCGAACCGGACAGCGACAGCCCGTTCCAGCTCGGCGGCATCAACGCCTATGCCTACTGCCATGGCGACCCCGTCGATCGTTCCGACCCCAGCGGGCATATCACCGAAGCGCTGGAGGCCCTGGCCGAAGAAGACCGGATCTGGCTGAGCGAAACCTGGGCTGAAGAAGCGAGCGGACATCAACGTCCGGCCGCGGCAGTCTCCGGCGATGCCGAAACGGGGAACATGCAATCGCTGGACCTCTCGGCCAAAGACCAGCCCGTGAAAATGCGACTGAAGCATTTGTTGCTCGTCGAACGCAAGGAGGCTCACGCCTATATCCCCGACGAAGCAGGCGAACGGATGATTGCGCTTCGCCCCGTCGTGCGCCGGGCGAACAGCCGCCCCGGTCCGACCGATCTTGCCTTGCAGCCCGCGGACGCCAAGCCGCTCGGCGTCATGTTCGCGACCGCGTCGTCCATGGGAGGCATGGCGCCGCGTATCGATGCCGGCCCAGACGCTCGACCGACGTCCAGGCTCGCCTGGGGTCACATCGACACCCATTCCGCCACCCCGTCCTACTCGCTGCCTCACGGCGGGGTTTTCGAGGCGTATCCGCCAACGGCTGCGACCTCGATATGGCAGGGCGGCGTGAAGGCGTTTCGCCAAGAGCCGGCAGACATGCCGCAATACGCGGACGAACGGCCGAACCCGGCTGGCGACCAGGGATCGGGCTACAGCCAGCCGACGCTGGTGTGA
- a CDS encoding RHS repeat-associated core domain-containing protein translates to MNARPTQHNAIAYAGQYRDLASAGYPPGNGYRLYLPSLMRFNRPDDLSPFGAGGVHAYAYCAGDPVNHTDPEGKYPILTFASMVMTLVDMATTASAYRNASRIGGDLARVEGWTARAVALRTAHLVSGVSGGAGAVAGLAGSILGFTSTNGQGEPTGQTRIQSILLWTTIGLTVAGAASFMAAARMARSVGRIDPIELPQSDEALNRNFAEEHRQELARVTLERNTLLDQMRRSRPPGYQDAIPMRTLSHPRGAGPTPDIPAIAPPAYAETPNGVTHRPYISPPPTPPTRTAATPWRAGPPPAYTTRPPSLATLALDSQDGREQGPI, encoded by the coding sequence ATGAACGCCCGCCCGACGCAGCACAATGCCATCGCCTATGCGGGTCAATACCGGGACCTTGCGTCCGCGGGCTACCCACCGGGCAACGGCTATCGCCTGTACTTGCCCTCCTTGATGCGATTCAACCGCCCCGATGACCTGAGCCCGTTCGGTGCCGGCGGCGTCCACGCCTATGCCTACTGCGCGGGCGATCCCGTCAATCATACGGATCCGGAGGGAAAGTATCCCATCCTGACATTCGCCAGCATGGTAATGACGCTGGTCGACATGGCCACCACGGCAAGCGCGTACCGGAACGCCAGCAGGATAGGCGGCGACCTGGCCCGCGTAGAGGGATGGACCGCGCGCGCCGTGGCCTTGCGGACTGCCCATCTTGTGTCCGGCGTGTCGGGCGGCGCGGGGGCGGTGGCGGGCCTGGCGGGCAGCATCCTGGGATTCACGTCCACGAACGGGCAAGGCGAGCCCACCGGACAGACCAGGATCCAATCCATCCTGCTCTGGACCACCATCGGGCTGACAGTGGCCGGCGCGGCCAGCTTCATGGCGGCGGCGCGCATGGCACGTTCGGTGGGCCGCATCGACCCCATCGAGCTGCCGCAAAGCGATGAAGCGCTAAACCGGAATTTCGCCGAAGAGCACCGCCAAGAGCTGGCGCGGGTAACGCTCGAACGGAATACGCTCCTGGACCAGATGCGGCGATCCCGCCCACCCGGATACCAGGATGCCATTCCCATGCGGACGCTATCGCATCCCCGGGGCGCCGGCCCGACGCCCGATATCCCTGCCATCGCGCCCCCGGCCTATGCGGAGACACCCAATGGCGTGACCCATCGCCCTTACATCTCGCCACCGCCCACGCCGCCGACCCGCACCGCCGCCACGCCATGGCGGGCAGGCCCGCCGCCCGCCTATACCACCAGGCCGCCTTCGCTCGCGACCCTTGCCCTGGACAGCCAGGATGGCCGGGAACAAGGACCGATCTAG
- a CDS encoding RHS repeat-associated core domain-containing protein, giving the protein MAPLSCLRYGSYRHDPLSGGYPLGHGHRMYLPGLMRFSRPDPLSPFGAGGLHPYAYCAGDPIDHTDPRGAFPVVAVAALIIASLDVASVMRSARKAVNLFDEARGLTGMGQRRARALAALHATSVVSTTSGALVGVITAVMGFSAPDGRNGSGGWLSGDARDLLWLTVALSAVGGVAGGAAHIMGKAMPHAAAEVRPVQMAEMPYPSDEVHASRPRRPSVVTTLDPGAMAVAMERHRWPVPVYDDIMRGGESYDRPPAYPQDAPRPASPGAPPPYSVQDPLSPSPPPDDPAPTADMSTPL; this is encoded by the coding sequence ATGGCACCCTTATCGTGCCTGCGATACGGCAGCTACCGGCACGATCCCCTGAGCGGCGGCTACCCCCTGGGGCACGGCCATCGCATGTATCTGCCCGGGCTGATGCGATTCAGCCGCCCAGACCCGCTGAGCCCCTTCGGCGCCGGCGGCCTCCATCCCTACGCTTATTGCGCGGGCGACCCCATCGACCATACGGACCCGCGCGGCGCCTTCCCCGTCGTCGCCGTGGCAGCCTTGATCATCGCCTCGCTCGACGTTGCCTCGGTGATGCGGTCAGCCAGAAAAGCGGTCAACCTGTTCGACGAGGCGCGGGGGCTGACGGGAATGGGCCAACGCCGCGCACGAGCGCTCGCGGCGCTGCATGCCACGTCGGTCGTGTCGACGACATCCGGAGCTCTCGTGGGCGTCATTACCGCGGTGATGGGATTCTCCGCGCCCGACGGGCGCAACGGCTCGGGCGGCTGGCTATCGGGCGACGCGCGGGATCTGCTGTGGCTCACCGTCGCCCTGAGCGCCGTTGGCGGCGTCGCCGGCGGGGCGGCACATATCATGGGCAAGGCGATGCCGCACGCCGCGGCCGAAGTCCGGCCGGTGCAAATGGCCGAGATGCCCTACCCCTCGGATGAGGTTCATGCCAGCCGCCCGCGACGCCCGAGCGTCGTCACCACCTTGGACCCGGGCGCGATGGCGGTGGCAATGGAGAGGCACAGATGGCCGGTTCCCGTTTACGACGACATCATGCGTGGCGGCGAAAGCTACGATCGACCGCCCGCCTACCCGCAAGACGCCCCTCGGCCGGCGTCCCCTGGCGCTCCCCCGCCCTACTCGGTACAAGACCCGCTATCCCCCTCGCCTCCACCGGACGACCCCGCGCCAACCGCGGACATGTCGACACCGTTGTAG
- a CDS encoding acetolactate synthase large subunit encodes MNGAESLVHTLLKSGIDTCFANPGTSEMHFVSALDRIPGMHCVLALAEGVVTGAADGYARMADKPAATLLHCGPGLANGLANLHNARRANSPIVNIVGDQATHHRPLDAPLTADTEGWARPVSAWTRTATDAATIGRDAAAAVQAARTAPGQIATLIAPSDTCWNAGGVVAEPLAPPPAACVDEGAVAAIARVLRAGEPAVLFVGNAALREAPLAAAGRIAHKTGARVMAPTSNRRVERGAGRYPVARLPYAVEPAVAALKGVKHLILVGAKAPVAFFAYPDKPAVMYPEDCVVHVLAREDQDALDALSRLADALDARVPAPVTERIALEPARGAVTSEAVAQTVAALLPANAVIVDEGVSFGRAFYPGTANTVPHDWLQITGGAIGNGLPLATGAALGAPGRRIVSLQADGSAMYTVQALWTQAREQLDVTTVILANRKYAILLGELQGVGAAAGKTAMDMLDLTRPDLEWVKIANGMGVEAAQADTMDKFADLFATANRRKGPFLIELVI; translated from the coding sequence ATGAACGGCGCCGAAAGTCTGGTCCATACGCTGCTGAAAAGCGGCATCGATACCTGCTTCGCCAACCCTGGCACCAGCGAGATGCACTTCGTCTCCGCGCTGGACCGCATTCCCGGCATGCACTGCGTACTGGCGCTGGCCGAAGGCGTCGTCACCGGCGCGGCGGACGGCTATGCCCGCATGGCCGACAAGCCGGCCGCCACGCTGCTGCATTGCGGACCGGGGCTGGCCAACGGGCTGGCGAACCTGCACAATGCGCGCCGCGCGAATTCCCCCATCGTCAACATCGTCGGCGACCAGGCCACGCATCATCGCCCGCTGGACGCGCCGTTGACGGCGGACACGGAAGGTTGGGCACGCCCTGTTTCCGCGTGGACGCGCACCGCCACCGATGCCGCCACCATAGGCCGCGACGCCGCGGCCGCCGTGCAGGCGGCGCGCACGGCACCGGGCCAGATCGCCACGCTGATCGCGCCTTCGGACACCTGCTGGAATGCCGGCGGCGTCGTCGCCGAACCGCTGGCGCCCCCGCCCGCTGCGTGCGTCGACGAAGGCGCCGTCGCGGCGATCGCGCGCGTGCTGCGCGCGGGCGAACCGGCCGTGCTGTTCGTGGGCAATGCGGCGCTGCGCGAAGCGCCGCTGGCCGCGGCCGGACGCATCGCGCATAAAACCGGTGCGCGCGTCATGGCGCCCACGTCCAATCGCCGTGTCGAACGGGGCGCCGGCCGCTATCCGGTCGCGCGCCTGCCGTATGCAGTGGAACCCGCCGTCGCCGCGCTCAAGGGCGTCAAGCACCTGATCCTGGTGGGCGCCAAGGCGCCGGTGGCGTTCTTCGCCTATCCCGACAAGCCCGCCGTAATGTACCCGGAAGACTGCGTGGTGCACGTCCTGGCGCGCGAGGACCAGGACGCCCTGGACGCCCTGTCCCGGCTGGCCGATGCCCTGGATGCGCGTGTCCCCGCGCCGGTCACCGAGCGTATCGCGCTGGAGCCCGCGCGCGGCGCCGTCACCTCCGAAGCCGTGGCCCAGACCGTGGCCGCGCTGCTGCCCGCGAACGCGGTCATCGTCGACGAAGGCGTAAGCTTCGGCCGCGCCTTCTACCCCGGCACGGCGAACACCGTGCCGCACGACTGGCTGCAGATAACCGGCGGCGCCATCGGCAACGGCCTGCCCCTGGCCACGGGCGCGGCCCTGGGCGCGCCGGGCCGACGCATCGTCTCGCTGCAGGCGGACGGTTCGGCGATGTACACCGTCCAGGCGCTATGGACCCAGGCCCGCGAACAGCTGGACGTGACCACGGTCATCCTGGCCAACAGGAAGTACGCCATCCTGCTGGGCGAGCTGCAAGGGGTCGGTGCGGCCGCCGGCAAGACGGCCATGGATATGCTGGACCTGACCCGTCCCGATCTGGAATGGGTGAAGATCGCCAACGGCATGGGCGTGGAAGCCGCGCAGGCCGACACCATGGACAAGTTCGCCGATCTCTTCGCCACCGCCAACCGGCGCAAGGGGCCTTTCCTGATCGAGCTGGTCATCTGA
- a CDS encoding epoxyqueuosine reductase QueH — MSELVRPVLQLPEGRRKVLLHSCCAPCSGEVMEAMHASGIDYAIYFYNPNIHPVKEYEIRKQENIRFAERHGIEFIDADYDMDNWFERVKGMENEPERGIRCTACFDMRFERTALYAHEHGFDTITSSLGISRWKDMNQINGCGERAAARYPELVYWTYNWRKGGGSQRMIEISKRENFYQQEYCGCVYSLRDTNRHRRAQGRERIYIGVKFYGKDGPVRQETLLADDTPATAATPDTP, encoded by the coding sequence ATGTCCGAACTCGTCCGCCCCGTCCTGCAATTGCCCGAAGGCCGCCGCAAGGTGCTGCTGCACTCCTGTTGCGCGCCCTGTTCCGGCGAAGTCATGGAAGCCATGCACGCCTCGGGCATCGATTACGCGATCTACTTCTACAACCCGAACATCCATCCGGTCAAAGAGTACGAAATCCGCAAGCAGGAAAACATCCGCTTCGCGGAAAGGCATGGCATCGAGTTCATCGACGCCGACTACGACATGGACAACTGGTTCGAGCGCGTCAAGGGCATGGAAAACGAGCCCGAGCGCGGCATCCGCTGCACGGCCTGCTTCGACATGCGTTTCGAGCGCACGGCGCTGTACGCCCACGAGCACGGCTTCGACACGATCACCAGTTCGCTGGGCATCTCGCGCTGGAAGGACATGAACCAGATCAACGGCTGCGGCGAACGGGCCGCGGCGCGTTATCCCGAGCTGGTCTACTGGACCTACAACTGGCGCAAGGGCGGCGGTTCGCAGCGCATGATAGAAATCAGCAAGCGCGAAAACTTCTACCAGCAGGAATACTGCGGCTGCGTGTATTCCCTGCGCGACACCAACCGCCATCGGCGCGCCCAGGGCCGCGAACGCATCTACATCGGCGTGAAGTTCTACGGCAAGGATGGCCCCGTCAGGCAGGAAACGCTGCTGGCGGACGATACGCCGGCGACCGCCGCCACGCCGGATACGCCCTGA
- the glnE gene encoding bifunctional [glutamate--ammonia ligase]-adenylyl-L-tyrosine phosphorylase/[glutamate--ammonia-ligase] adenylyltransferase: protein MSTSSRTPAAGSPAAASQSATSPSAISPASSAAGAIAFDVALAWSGHLRRALDARPDLHAWLRDEGVTQALTPAVLRTWRDALAGTQAETLPVAECRAVLRRLRERVFCALMVRDLAGAASLEEVVGAMTALADLAVAEAYRSVATDLAGVHGAPIDPTTGAPQEMLIMGMGKLGGQELNVSSDIDLVMLYGEEGETPGPRRLSNHEFYGRLTQRMMPVLSERDANGHVFRTDLRLRPDGDGGPLAWSLDALEHYLVGQGREWERYAWLKARPMPARAFAGSDPEPHLRHMESLRQPFVYRKYFDFDALAALRALRERIRLDWERRALARNGMDSALNIKLGEGGIREIEFVVQLSQLIRGGRMPALQVRGLLPALHCEREAGLIPPQDAQRLEAAYRFLRRVEHALQYREDEQTHLLPAEPAQRAGLAAALRMDPDAFERTLAEHRGFVEETFRNAFRLAGVGDGDGGAGASRNPQPTNGPDGARSAASGPGAAAGARPARPGEANGGRHVPGGNGADAETDPESALLDEIHALFGEDAAQLSNRARALLDSPRLRTLPHTSRQRVDTLLPMTLRAAARTGAPAAAAVRLFDLIEAIAQRSAYLALLAEYPDTLARIARMMAASPWAAQYLTQHPLLLDSLIDWRTLHEPLDFGAMARQQRADLDACLLPDGSPDIERQMNLMRDVQRQASFQLLAQDLEGELTVEKLADQLSALADMLLAETLRRVWPLVNKLPGAEPRFAVVAYGKLGGKELGYVSDLDLVFLYDDPREDAAEVYAKLGRRMASWLSTMTSSGRLYEIDLRLRPDGDAGLLAVSVEGFAEYQRKHAWVWEHQALTRARFAAGDPGVGARFEAVRKEILLQPRDAAKVRAEVLAMREKISAGHPNKTDKFDLKHDRGGMVDVEFVTQYLVLTQAAAHPVLVGNLGNIALLGIAAREGLVDPAVAARAADAYRTLRRMQHQIRLQGQEKARVEPGVLDAERDAVVLLWNAVLGDEPAAHA from the coding sequence ATGTCGACCTCTTCCCGCACACCGGCCGCCGGTTCGCCGGCCGCCGCTTCGCAGTCCGCCACTTCTCCGTCTGCCATCTCGCCGGCGTCGTCCGCCGCGGGCGCGATAGCCTTCGACGTCGCGCTGGCCTGGTCGGGCCACTTGCGCCGCGCGCTCGATGCGCGGCCGGACCTGCACGCGTGGCTGCGCGATGAGGGCGTGACGCAGGCATTGACCCCGGCGGTCCTGCGGACGTGGCGGGATGCGCTGGCGGGCACCCAGGCCGAGACCCTGCCGGTGGCCGAATGCCGCGCGGTGCTGCGGCGCCTGCGCGAACGTGTCTTCTGCGCCCTGATGGTGCGGGACCTGGCCGGCGCGGCCAGCCTGGAGGAAGTGGTCGGCGCCATGACGGCGCTGGCCGACCTGGCGGTGGCCGAGGCCTACCGCAGCGTGGCCACCGACCTGGCGGGCGTGCACGGCGCGCCCATCGACCCGACGACCGGCGCGCCGCAGGAAATGCTGATCATGGGCATGGGCAAGCTCGGCGGCCAGGAGCTGAACGTCTCCTCTGACATCGACCTGGTCATGCTGTACGGCGAGGAAGGCGAAACGCCCGGCCCCCGCCGCCTGAGCAACCACGAGTTCTACGGCCGGCTGACGCAGCGCATGATGCCCGTGCTGTCGGAACGCGATGCCAACGGCCATGTCTTCCGCACCGACCTGCGGCTGCGCCCGGACGGCGACGGCGGCCCGCTGGCCTGGAGCCTGGACGCGCTGGAACATTACCTGGTCGGGCAAGGACGCGAATGGGAGCGCTATGCCTGGCTGAAAGCCCGCCCCATGCCGGCCCGGGCCTTCGCCGGCAGCGATCCGGAACCCCATCTGCGGCACATGGAAAGCCTGCGGCAGCCCTTCGTGTACCGCAAGTACTTCGATTTCGATGCCCTGGCGGCGCTGCGCGCGCTGCGCGAACGCATCCGGCTGGATTGGGAAAGACGGGCGCTGGCGCGCAACGGCATGGACAGCGCGCTGAACATCAAGCTGGGCGAAGGCGGTATCCGCGAAATCGAATTCGTGGTGCAGCTCTCGCAACTGATACGCGGCGGCCGCATGCCGGCGCTGCAGGTGCGGGGCTTGTTGCCGGCCCTGCACTGCGAGCGCGAGGCCGGCCTGATCCCGCCGCAGGACGCCCAGCGCCTGGAAGCCGCGTACCGTTTCCTGCGCCGCGTCGAACATGCCCTGCAATACCGCGAGGACGAGCAGACCCACCTGCTGCCTGCCGAGCCGGCCCAGCGGGCCGGACTGGCCGCCGCCCTGCGCATGGACCCGGACGCCTTCGAACGCACGCTGGCGGAACACCGGGGCTTTGTCGAGGAAACCTTCCGCAACGCATTTCGCCTGGCCGGCGTGGGCGACGGTGACGGCGGCGCCGGGGCATCGAGAAATCCCCAGCCGACGAACGGCCCGGACGGCGCGCGGAGCGCCGCTTCGGGGCCGGGCGCCGCGGCCGGCGCGCGCCCGGCCCGTCCGGGCGAGGCGAACGGCGGCCGCCATGTCCCGGGCGGCAACGGCGCGGATGCCGAGACGGATCCGGAATCCGCGCTGCTCGACGAAATCCACGCCCTGTTCGGCGAGGACGCCGCGCAGTTGTCCAACCGCGCGCGCGCCCTGCTGGATAGTCCGCGACTGCGCACCCTGCCGCACACCAGCCGCCAGCGGGTCGACACCCTGCTGCCCATGACGCTGCGGGCGGCCGCCCGCACCGGCGCGCCGGCCGCCGCCGCGGTGCGCCTGTTCGACCTCATCGAAGCCATCGCGCAACGCAGCGCCTACCTGGCGCTGCTGGCCGAATACCCCGACACGCTGGCGCGCATCGCACGCATGATGGCGGCCAGCCCCTGGGCGGCCCAATACCTGACTCAGCACCCGCTGCTGCTGGACAGCCTGATCGATTGGCGCACGCTGCACGAGCCGCTGGACTTCGGCGCGATGGCGCGCCAGCAGCGCGCGGATCTGGACGCCTGCCTGCTGCCCGACGGCAGCCCCGACATCGAGCGGCAGATGAACCTGATGCGCGACGTGCAGCGCCAGGCCAGCTTCCAGCTTCTCGCCCAGGACCTGGAAGGCGAACTGACGGTCGAAAAACTGGCGGACCAGCTGTCCGCCCTGGCCGACATGCTGCTGGCCGAGACGCTGCGGCGCGTCTGGCCCCTGGTCAACAAGCTGCCGGGGGCGGAACCGCGCTTCGCCGTGGTGGCCTATGGCAAGCTGGGCGGCAAGGAGCTGGGCTACGTTTCCGACCTGGACCTGGTGTTCCTCTACGATGACCCGCGCGAGGACGCCGCCGAGGTATACGCCAAGCTGGGGCGGCGCATGGCATCCTGGCTGTCCACCATGACTTCGTCCGGACGCCTGTACGAAATCGACCTGCGCCTGCGTCCCGACGGCGACGCGGGGCTGCTGGCGGTATCGGTGGAAGGATTCGCCGAATACCAACGCAAGCACGCCTGGGTATGGGAGCACCAGGCGCTGACGCGGGCGCGCTTTGCCGCCGGCGACCCCGGCGTGGGCGCCCGTTTCGAGGCCGTGCGCAAGGAGATCCTGCTGCAGCCGCGCGACGCCGCGAAGGTGCGCGCCGAAGTGCTTGCCATGCGCGAGAAGATCAGCGCGGGACATCCCAACAAGACCGACAAGTTCGACTTGAAGCACGACCGCGGCGGCATGGTGGACGTCGAGTTCGTGACCCAGTACCTGGTGCTGACGCAAGCGGCGGCGCATCCGGTGCTGGTCGGCAATCTGGGCAATATCGCGCTGCTGGGCATCGCGGCGCGCGAAGGCCTGGTCGATCCGGCGGTGGCCGCCCGCGCAGCCGATGCCTATCGCACCCTGCGCAGGATGCAGCACCAGATCCGGCTGCAGGGCCAGGAAAAAGCGCGGGTCGAACCCGGCGTCCTGGACGCGGAACGGGACGCCGTGGTGCTGCTCTGGAACGCGGTATTGGGGGACGAGCCGGCCGCACACGCCTGA